The following are encoded in a window of Stigmatella erecta genomic DNA:
- a CDS encoding type IV pilus twitching motility protein PilT produces the protein MANLHQLLKAMVEKGASDLHITTGSPPQLRVDGELVPLKTAPLTPVETKQLCYSILTDAQKHKFEEDNELDLSFGVKGLSRFRANIFMQRGAVAAAFRTIPFKILTFNELGLPQVVAELIKRPRGLILVTGPTGSGKSTTLASMIDKINSERHEHIMTIEDPIEYLHPHKNCLVNQREVGADTRNFKTALRYILRQDPDVVLVGELRDLETIEAALTIAETGHTCYATLHTNSAVQTINRVLDVFPPYQQPQVRAQMSFVLEGVMSQALVAKQGSPGRVLALEVMIPTPAIRNLIREDKVHQVYSSMQVGQAKYGMQTFNQALAALLARRLISQEEAMGRSSDPEELRNILAGSAPGGVQRPGGGAPGR, from the coding sequence GTGGCCAACCTGCACCAGCTCCTCAAGGCGATGGTCGAGAAGGGCGCTTCCGACCTCCACATCACCACTGGCTCTCCGCCGCAGCTCCGGGTGGACGGCGAACTGGTGCCCCTGAAGACCGCCCCCCTCACGCCGGTGGAGACCAAGCAGCTGTGCTACTCCATCCTCACGGATGCCCAGAAGCACAAGTTCGAGGAGGACAACGAGCTGGACCTGTCCTTCGGCGTGAAGGGGCTGTCGCGCTTCCGCGCCAACATCTTCATGCAGCGTGGCGCGGTGGCCGCGGCCTTCCGGACCATTCCCTTCAAGATCCTCACCTTCAATGAGCTGGGCCTGCCCCAGGTGGTGGCGGAGCTCATCAAGCGCCCGCGCGGCCTCATCCTCGTCACCGGCCCCACCGGCTCGGGCAAGTCCACCACGCTGGCCTCGATGATCGACAAGATCAACAGCGAGCGTCATGAGCACATCATGACGATCGAGGATCCGATCGAGTACCTGCACCCGCACAAGAACTGTCTCGTCAACCAGCGCGAGGTGGGCGCCGACACGCGCAACTTCAAGACGGCGCTGCGCTACATCCTGCGGCAGGATCCCGACGTGGTGCTGGTGGGCGAGCTGCGCGACCTGGAGACCATCGAGGCCGCGCTCACCATCGCCGAGACGGGCCACACCTGCTACGCCACCCTGCACACCAACAGCGCGGTGCAGACCATCAACCGCGTGCTGGACGTGTTCCCGCCGTACCAGCAGCCGCAGGTGCGCGCCCAGATGTCCTTCGTGCTCGAAGGCGTGATGAGCCAGGCGCTGGTCGCCAAGCAGGGCAGCCCCGGCCGCGTGCTGGCCCTGGAGGTGATGATTCCCACGCCCGCTATCCGCAACCTCATCCGCGAGGACAAGGTGCACCAGGTCTACTCCTCCATGCAGGTGGGCCAGGCGAAGTACGGCATGCAGACCTTCAACCAGGCCCTGGCGGCGCTCCTGGCGCGCCGGCTCATCAGCCAGGAAGAGGCCATGGGCCGCTCCAGCGATCCCGAGGAGCTGCGCAACATTCTGGCGGGCAGTGCGCCGGGCGGCGTGCAGCGGCCAGGCGGCGGAGCCCCTGGCCGTTAG
- a CDS encoding bifunctional riboflavin kinase/FAD synthetase — MKVFHSVAEARELAGGALALGNFDGVHVGHQALFAEARRHGVAAAAFTFQPHPGKVLQPELAPKLITQLPRKLELFEACGLSAAVVQPFSREYARTPAEAFEEALLDGLGVKHLVVGSDFTYGAKRSGTVDTLAQAAQRRGAQVHKVAPVTVDGVVASSSRVREYILEGRVGAAQRLLGRPFDLDGMVVTGAGRGRGIGFPTANVDTQNELRPAPGVYAIRVRLKDEPAHLWRPGAANIGVKPTFGGSEVTIEAHLLDFSGDLYGKELRVQFLERLRAEQRFGSVAELTGQIKRDVEAARTVIARADI; from the coding sequence ATGAAGGTCTTCCACTCGGTGGCGGAGGCGCGGGAGCTGGCTGGCGGGGCGCTCGCGTTGGGCAATTTCGATGGGGTGCATGTGGGCCACCAGGCCTTGTTCGCGGAGGCCCGCCGCCACGGCGTGGCCGCCGCCGCGTTCACCTTCCAGCCCCACCCGGGCAAGGTGCTCCAGCCGGAGCTGGCCCCCAAGCTCATCACCCAGCTGCCGCGCAAGCTGGAGCTCTTCGAGGCCTGCGGCCTGAGCGCCGCGGTGGTGCAGCCCTTCTCCCGGGAGTATGCGCGCACCCCCGCCGAGGCCTTCGAGGAGGCGCTGCTGGACGGGCTCGGCGTCAAGCACCTGGTGGTGGGCAGCGACTTCACCTACGGCGCCAAGCGCTCGGGCACGGTGGACACCCTGGCGCAGGCGGCGCAGCGCCGCGGGGCCCAGGTGCACAAGGTGGCCCCGGTCACCGTGGATGGCGTCGTGGCCTCCTCCAGCCGGGTGCGCGAGTACATCCTGGAGGGGCGCGTGGGCGCGGCGCAGCGGCTGCTGGGGCGGCCGTTTGATCTCGACGGCATGGTGGTGACGGGGGCGGGGCGGGGCCGGGGCATCGGCTTTCCCACCGCCAACGTGGACACCCAGAACGAGCTGCGGCCCGCGCCGGGCGTCTACGCCATCCGCGTGCGCCTGAAGGACGAGCCTGCCCACCTCTGGCGCCCCGGGGCGGCCAACATCGGCGTGAAGCCCACCTTTGGCGGCTCCGAGGTGACCATCGAGGCGCACCTGCTGGATTTCAGCGGTGACCTCTACGGCAAGGAGCTGCGCGTCCAGTTCCTGGAGCGGCTCCGCGCCGAGCAGCGCTTTGGCTCCGTGGCAGAGCTGACCGGGCAGATCAAGCGGGACGTCGAGGCTGCTCGCACGGTGATTGCCCGGGCAGACATCTGA
- the pilB gene encoding type IV-A pilus assembly ATPase PilB, with the protein MSGRLGELLVRENLITVQALRKAQEEQQKSGTRIGTALIKTGAIEESKLTDFLSKQYGVPAINLKDFDVDPEIIKLVPKEVAEKHLVIPVNRAGPSLIVAMCDPSNIYAVDDLKFLTGYNIESVVASEISIREAIERYYAEKGPSLDDIVGEVSADDIEVSKEEDENIEEMAKAADDAPVVKLVNLILMDAIKKRASDIHVEPYEKDFRVRFRIDGSLYEVMRPPMRLRNAITSRLKIMAELDISERRLPQDGRIKTKLGQGKEMDFRVSVCPTLFGEKIVMRLLDKSNLQLDMTKLGFDAQPLAWFKEAIERPYGMVLVTGPTGSGKTTTLYSALASLNQIDTNISTAEDPVEFNFAGINQVQMHEDIGLNFAASLRSFLRQDPDIIMIGEIRDFETGEIAVKAALTGHLVLSTLHTNDAPGTVSRLLNMGIEPFLVTASLNLILAQRLCRRLCKDCKRPAAHVDEAALIEAGIPAEKMGTFTVYEKVGCRECNDRGYRGRVAVYEVMPFWDGLKELVINGASAAELKQEAIRLGMSSLRMSALAKLMEGVTTLEEVVGNTAPDRF; encoded by the coding sequence ATGTCTGGTCGTCTTGGTGAATTACTGGTCCGTGAGAACCTCATCACTGTCCAGGCCCTGCGCAAAGCCCAGGAGGAGCAGCAGAAGAGCGGCACGCGCATTGGCACCGCGCTCATCAAGACGGGTGCCATCGAGGAGTCCAAGCTCACGGACTTCCTCTCCAAGCAGTACGGCGTACCGGCCATCAACCTGAAGGACTTCGACGTCGACCCGGAGATCATCAAGCTGGTCCCCAAGGAGGTCGCCGAGAAGCACCTGGTCATCCCCGTGAACCGCGCGGGCCCCTCGCTCATCGTGGCGATGTGCGATCCGTCCAACATCTACGCGGTGGACGACCTGAAGTTCCTCACCGGCTACAACATCGAGTCGGTGGTGGCCTCCGAAATTTCCATCCGCGAGGCCATCGAGCGCTACTACGCGGAGAAGGGCCCCTCGCTGGATGACATCGTCGGGGAGGTGTCCGCCGACGACATCGAGGTCTCCAAGGAAGAGGACGAGAACATCGAGGAGATGGCCAAGGCCGCGGACGACGCGCCCGTGGTGAAGCTCGTGAACCTCATCCTCATGGACGCCATCAAGAAGCGCGCGTCCGACATCCACGTGGAGCCCTACGAGAAGGACTTCCGGGTGCGCTTCCGCATCGACGGCTCGCTCTACGAGGTGATGCGCCCGCCCATGCGGCTGCGCAACGCCATCACCAGCCGTCTGAAGATCATGGCGGAGCTGGACATCTCCGAGCGCCGCCTGCCGCAGGACGGCCGCATCAAGACCAAGCTCGGCCAGGGCAAGGAGATGGACTTCCGCGTCAGCGTGTGCCCCACGCTGTTCGGCGAGAAGATCGTGATGCGCCTCCTGGACAAGTCGAACCTCCAGCTGGACATGACGAAGCTGGGCTTCGATGCGCAGCCGCTGGCCTGGTTCAAGGAGGCCATCGAGCGGCCCTACGGCATGGTGCTCGTCACCGGCCCCACGGGCTCGGGCAAGACGACGACGCTGTACTCGGCGCTCGCGTCGCTCAACCAGATCGACACCAACATCTCCACCGCCGAGGACCCGGTCGAGTTCAACTTCGCCGGCATCAACCAGGTGCAGATGCACGAGGACATCGGCCTGAACTTCGCCGCCTCGCTGCGCTCGTTCCTCCGGCAGGACCCGGACATCATCATGATCGGTGAGATCCGCGACTTCGAGACGGGCGAAATCGCCGTCAAGGCCGCGCTCACCGGCCACCTGGTGCTCTCCACGCTGCACACCAACGACGCGCCAGGCACCGTCAGCCGTCTGCTGAACATGGGCATCGAGCCGTTCCTCGTGACGGCCTCGCTCAACCTGATCCTCGCCCAGCGCCTGTGCCGCCGCCTCTGCAAGGACTGCAAGCGCCCGGCGGCGCACGTGGACGAGGCGGCCCTCATCGAGGCGGGCATCCCCGCCGAGAAGATGGGCACCTTCACCGTCTACGAGAAGGTCGGCTGCCGCGAGTGCAACGACCGTGGCTACCGCGGCCGCGTGGCCGTGTACGAGGTCATGCCCTTCTGGGACGGCCTCAAGGAGCTGGTCATCAACGGCGCCTCGGCCGCGGAGCTCAAGCAGGAGGCGATCCGCCTGGGCATGAGCTCGCTGCGCATGTCCGCGCTGGCCAAGCTCATGGAAGGCGTCACCACGCTCGAAGAGGTGGTGGGAAACACCGCCCCGGACCGCTTCTAA
- a CDS encoding ATP-binding protein translates to MGEHDLRVRLTWLSIFRTVATTLLLGVTALRLLAAPPQELSHRDSLAFAVIGLVYVLTLIYGLWLRRGRVGKSAAAVQVAGDILIASGLVSLTGGADSPFAFTYSLAVISASILLSQRGAFVTAAACSGMYGALVLSHLLRLGVPASSAILARTGFHFASNVLAHFLIAALAGYLSRQLLAAGGRLSASQADLRRLSTLHGQILDSTPSGLLTCEVEGKITFINRAALSILGLDDATAKAMPVESLLPGLRGLERVPRAELKVETPRGPRILGLTLAPLEGAGQSSRLIVFQDLTALRRAEDELRRADRLAALGTLAAQLAHEIRNPLAAMRGSAQMLAQDGAEDPSVARLTNILLRESDRLSRLVEEFLRFARPPPPQRRPTGLDELIRDTVEMLQADPQRRGVHLSLELQPVQAQVDPDQLRQVLINLLRNAFEAVGPEGRTRVSLSVGAGNNNALLSVWDSAGAIPEAHLGRIFEPFFTTRSGGTGLGLATAYSIVRAHEGNLHVTSTPKTGTEFTVELPLGVAEEMQGARAGGG, encoded by the coding sequence TTGGGCGAGCATGACCTGCGGGTGCGGCTGACGTGGCTGTCCATCTTCCGGACAGTCGCGACCACGCTGCTGCTGGGCGTCACCGCCCTGCGGCTGCTGGCGGCGCCCCCGCAGGAGCTGTCACACAGGGACTCGCTGGCCTTCGCGGTCATCGGCCTTGTCTACGTCCTCACCCTTATCTACGGGCTGTGGCTGCGGCGCGGGCGGGTGGGCAAGTCCGCCGCGGCGGTCCAGGTAGCGGGCGACATCCTCATCGCCTCGGGCCTCGTCTCGCTGACGGGCGGGGCTGACTCGCCGTTCGCCTTCACCTACTCGCTGGCGGTCATCAGCGCCTCCATCCTCCTGTCCCAGCGGGGGGCGTTCGTGACGGCCGCCGCGTGCTCGGGGATGTACGGCGCGCTGGTGCTGAGCCACCTGCTGCGGCTCGGGGTCCCGGCCTCGTCCGCCATCCTGGCGCGCACGGGCTTCCACTTCGCCAGCAACGTGCTGGCGCACTTTCTCATCGCCGCGCTGGCCGGGTACCTCAGCCGTCAGCTCCTGGCGGCCGGTGGGCGGCTGTCCGCGAGCCAGGCCGACCTGCGGCGGCTGTCCACGCTGCACGGGCAGATTCTCGACAGCACCCCGTCGGGACTGCTGACGTGCGAGGTGGAGGGGAAGATCACCTTCATCAACCGGGCGGCCCTGAGCATCCTGGGGCTGGATGACGCCACGGCGAAGGCGATGCCCGTGGAGTCCTTGCTGCCGGGCCTGCGGGGCCTGGAGCGGGTGCCCCGGGCCGAGCTGAAGGTGGAGACGCCCCGGGGGCCGCGCATCCTCGGGCTCACGCTCGCCCCGCTGGAGGGGGCGGGCCAGTCCTCGCGGCTCATCGTCTTCCAGGACTTGACGGCGCTGCGGCGCGCGGAGGACGAGCTGCGGCGCGCGGACCGGCTCGCGGCGCTGGGCACGCTGGCGGCGCAGCTCGCCCATGAGATTCGCAACCCGCTGGCCGCCATGCGTGGCTCGGCGCAGATGCTGGCCCAGGATGGGGCGGAGGACCCCAGCGTGGCCCGGCTCACCAACATCCTGCTGCGCGAGTCGGACCGGCTGTCGCGGCTGGTGGAGGAGTTCCTGCGCTTTGCCCGGCCGCCGCCGCCCCAGCGGCGGCCCACCGGCCTGGACGAGCTCATCCGTGACACGGTGGAGATGCTCCAGGCGGATCCGCAGCGCCGGGGCGTCCACCTGAGCCTGGAGCTGCAGCCGGTCCAGGCCCAGGTGGATCCGGATCAGCTGCGCCAGGTGCTGATCAACCTGCTGCGCAACGCCTTCGAGGCGGTGGGCCCCGAGGGCCGCACGCGCGTCTCCTTGTCCGTGGGCGCGGGGAACAACAACGCGCTGCTGTCCGTCTGGGACTCGGCGGGCGCCATCCCGGAGGCGCACCTGGGACGCATCTTCGAGCCGTTCTTCACGACGCGCAGCGGAGGAACGGGCCTGGGACTTGCAACGGCCTATTCCATCGTGAGGGCCCACGAGGGCAATCTTCACGTGACGTCCACGCCGAAGACGGGGACGGAATTCACAGTCGAGCTGCCGCTGGGGGTGGCCGAGGAGATGCAAGGTGCACGTGCTGGTGGTGGATGA
- a CDS encoding type II secretion system F family protein, protein MAAPALQKAAPVKKTTQWLWEAKTKGGETKKGEMEAGDAEAVNARLKSLGLNPVKVKKKPMEINLSLGSGVTGKDILIFTRQFATMIDAGLPLVQCLDILGSQMENPAFKKVVFAIKGKVEQGSTFADALKDHPKVFDELFVQLCAAGEVGGILDTILNRLAAYREKAEKLKGKVKSAMTYPSVVICVAIGVTALLLLKVTPVFEKMFKDFGSELPAPTQFVVDMSNWLQAWIIHMVVCIAAFIFSVVYTYRHPKGRKVLDKVILMAPLFGPVIRKVAVARFTRTLGTMISSGVPILDALDVTAKTAGNRTIEEAIYYVRGKIAEGKNIAGPLLETGVFPSMVVQMIGVGEATGAMDAMLNKIADFYDDEVDAAVAGLTAMIEPLLMVFLGGVVGGFLIAMYLPIFSIAGAIK, encoded by the coding sequence ATGGCTGCACCAGCATTGCAGAAGGCTGCACCGGTCAAGAAGACCACCCAGTGGCTCTGGGAGGCGAAAACCAAGGGTGGGGAGACCAAGAAGGGAGAGATGGAGGCGGGGGACGCCGAGGCGGTCAACGCCCGCCTGAAGTCCCTGGGGCTCAACCCCGTCAAGGTCAAGAAGAAGCCCATGGAGATCAATCTCTCCTTGGGCAGTGGCGTCACCGGCAAGGACATCCTCATCTTCACGCGGCAGTTCGCCACGATGATCGATGCCGGTCTGCCCCTGGTGCAGTGTCTGGACATTCTGGGCAGCCAGATGGAGAACCCGGCCTTCAAGAAGGTCGTCTTCGCCATCAAGGGCAAGGTCGAGCAGGGCTCCACCTTCGCCGACGCGCTCAAGGACCACCCCAAGGTCTTCGACGAGCTGTTCGTGCAGCTGTGCGCCGCGGGCGAGGTGGGCGGTATCCTCGACACCATTCTCAACCGGCTCGCGGCCTACCGTGAGAAGGCCGAGAAGCTCAAGGGCAAGGTCAAGAGCGCGATGACCTACCCCTCGGTCGTTATCTGCGTGGCCATCGGCGTGACGGCGCTGCTGCTGCTCAAGGTGACGCCCGTCTTCGAGAAGATGTTCAAGGACTTCGGCTCGGAGCTGCCGGCGCCCACCCAGTTCGTGGTGGACATGTCCAACTGGCTCCAGGCGTGGATCATCCACATGGTGGTGTGCATCGCCGCCTTCATCTTCTCCGTCGTCTACACCTACCGCCACCCCAAGGGGCGCAAGGTGCTGGACAAGGTGATCCTCATGGCGCCGCTGTTTGGCCCCGTCATCCGCAAGGTGGCCGTGGCGCGCTTCACCCGTACCCTGGGAACGATGATCTCCTCGGGCGTGCCCATCCTCGACGCGCTGGACGTGACGGCGAAGACGGCCGGTAACCGCACCATCGAAGAGGCCATCTACTACGTGCGTGGGAAGATCGCCGAGGGCAAGAACATCGCCGGGCCGCTGCTGGAGACGGGCGTGTTCCCCTCCATGGTGGTGCAGATGATCGGCGTGGGTGAGGCCACGGGCGCCATGGACGCGATGCTCAACAAGATCGCCGACTTCTATGACGACGAGGTGGACGCGGCCGTCGCCGGCCTCACGGCGATGATCGAACCGCTGCTGATGGTGTTCCTGGGCGGCGTGGTGGGTGGCTTCCTCATCGCCATGTACCTGCCCATCTTCTCGATCGCCGGTGCCATCAAGTAG